aagttaagtAGCGTTTAAGATGATAATGTGTTtagataaatatgtttttaagttattaattaatagttatatgtttggtttaaaaaaattgataagttattaaaacttgacaaaaagatcaaaatagaCATAGTGTtgaataatgtaaaattttataattagatcttgataaattatatataattattaaaaatatgttaatataatattgttatatatatgtattgttgttttatatatatatatataagcaatagCAGTGAGAAGAGAAGCACAGATGGAGGAGATAAAGATAGGGACGGCAACGACAGCAACCAATGAGGCGATGGGGGCAATGATAGATGGAGGTCAATGGGGGTGATGGCTAACGGGAAGCGGCAAGTGGGAGTGACGGTTAGAAAAATTGGAGCGATGGGTAACGGGAGgcagaggttgaagaagaaggtcATGGttaaaaattagcaaaaaaagataagagtaaaataataaaattattactcAATACAGTTCATAAATTAGTAGCGTTTTGCAAAAATTCCCTTATTAGCTTTTGCAAAATACTGTGGTTGTGGTAGTAACGTTCCAAGTTACTTAACTTAGATGTTGGTGcattcaaatatttcactaacTTTTACTTAATAACTTATAAGTTATTGATACAACTCATAATCAGTCAAACCAGTAAGGCTGACACCCTCTCAATGCCATATCAAAATGAAAGGGGTAAGGGGTATAATACACTTTGAAGGTATGGCAAAGGGATATAATACACTTTGAAGGTGAGGGCACCGGTACCTTAACACACCTTAAAATTGTCAGCCTCTTTTAAGTGTACAGTGAGTACAAAATGTTAAATTGACTCTACAAATTCTAGTTTCATGTGGTACAACGGGACTTGGGCTAGGCTTAACAAGAGTCTAATTTAGTTActatttccattttttttttcatatatttagtCTTgtctattaaaataaaaaaattatatatattaggtaaattgattatacattttttaaattttgtctgTTCAAGTTGGACACTTGTTACGTTTTAAAATTGATtcaattactaatttttttaaaaattagtcaCGACGGTTCTTTTCTTTCTAACGACATTAGATAAGTTAATCATATATTCCTAAACTTTGAATATTTGACTTCAACACTTCATGAACTTTGAGCTTTGGATCTAACTATATatcaattaaacttttattttttttactaatcaATCTTggctttttttaaaaaaaattttagagattgatttgacaaaaaattaaaaattcacttaGTTTCGAACcgaaaactcaaaatttaaaagaaatacaaTCAATTCACTTAAAACTCGTTAGAAATTGAGGTTTAGGAATTAATTAGagtaattaaaattcataatttatatcttaatcaaatagtcaaattaagttaaaaaatggTAAGGTGAATTTATGGCTACTGAATTTTCACGTACGatcgaaagaagaagaagaagaagtaagatgAGAGAGGTAGAGGCAGATAGAAAGTGTGAGATGAGAAGCATTAATCATTCAACAACGCAACCGGGTTGACTCGGCGTtttgtctcttcttcttcagctcATACTGCAGTCTGCATATGCTTTattcctttcttccttccaaAGCTAGCTACCTAGCTACCTGATCATATTCCATcccttaaattataatttattattattattccctTCCAGCTAGCAGATTAATCTCATCGTTTATAGAATGGGGCAAGAACTAGCCGTTaattcatcatatatatatacaaataatcatcatttcaattatatatatatatatatattcatcccTCTTGTCATTGCCCGGCCACTGTTTCATCGGCGGTTTCAAGATTAATAACTAATTCCCAGATAGATAATGACATCAAACCCTAATTCAACATTCattaattatgtttattataaCCAGTgttgaataattatatatgaagaagaaaataaaaaatctcaacccttcacccacccacccactctCCATCTCTCGATCGTCTGATTCTCTTTCGGCTCCCAATTCGATCTCCTTCATCGCCTTACGTAGTTTTCAGGGCCGAAGAAGCTTTGGTTACTGCTTTCATGGGACAAGAAACGAGGTCGAGGAGACTCTGCGACGAGTACGAGGTTTCTGACGTGCTGGGAAGAGGAGGATTCTCCGTCGTAAGACGAGGGATAACAAGATCGAAATCTGAATCATCATCAACTGCCCAAACCCATGTCGCCATCAAGACCCTCCGGCGGCTGGGATCGCCGATCACGCCGCCTGCAGGCAGGAACAATCGAGTTGCGACGGCTTCTTCTTCGGGTTTTCCGGCGTGGAAGAAACAGGTTTCAGTTTCCGACGCCTTGTTGACGAATGAGATTCTGGTGATGAGGAAGATAGTGGAAGATGTGTCTCCCCACCCCAACGTCATCCATCTCTACGACGTCTGCGAGGACCCGACCGGCGTTCATCTCATCCTCGAGCTTTGTTCCGGGGGCGAGCTGTTTGACCGGATCGTGGCTCAGGAGAGGTATGTTAAGAGTATTCTGAGATTACTGATACAATAATTTGTCTGTTGAAAAATGATGttaattatgaataaaataccCAATCTAGCTAGCTACCACATGTATATATGCtctcttgtgtgtgtgtgtgtgtgtgtgtgtgtgtgtgttttgaaaGAGAGAGCCATGTTTCCCCTACAAGGTACACAGAGGTCGGGGCGGCGGCAGTGGTGAGGCAGATTGCGAGCGGGTTGGAGGCGCTCCACCGGGCTAACATTGTTCACAGAGACTTGAAGCCGGAAAATTGCTTGTTTTTGAATGAGAGTGAGGACTCTCCGCTGAAGATAATGGACTTCGGGCTGAGTTCGGTGGAGGAGTTCACGGATCCAGTAGTCGGATTATTTGGTTCCATTGATTATGTCTCGCCGGAGGCGCTTTCTCAGGGAAGAATATCGGCCAAGAGTGATATGTGGTCTTTGGGTGTCATCTTGTACATCCTCCTCTCCgggtatacatatatatgtatatgcatctTCCCACTTCTTTCTTAATTTGGAAAACCATATTCTTAATTGCATATATACTTAATGCTAAAAGTTCTTCCAAATAATTGGTTGCTGGTACTTTGATGGGTTAGTTTTCCAAATACAAATCAGATAATTCTACAtgcaaatttcaaattattatttctcAGGTACCCACCTTTCATGGCTCAGTCCAATCGGCAGAAGCAGCAAATGATAATGGCTGTAAGCTAACCAAACCAACTCACAGACACTTGCGATGACCAATCTTGTTGGCAGCCAGACCAGTTTCCATGGTCTGATTCTTCATTTAATCTTGCAGGGTGAGTTCAGCTTCTACGAGAAGACGTGGAAGAAGATCTCTTCTTCAGCAAAGCATCTGATTTACAGTCTCCTCGCCGTCGATCCTCACAGAAGGCCCAGTGCCCAAGAGGTTTACATATATACATCGACGGCAACAGCttcattgattaattaattaaacccgAGCCTTTTCAGATTCTTCTTCTTATCCATGCGCAAGCGATTCCATTAATTATATGTGTATGTTTCTGAACAGATTCTGCATCATCCATGGGTGATAGGACACTCCGCCAAGGAAGACCAGCTCGATGCGGAGATCGTCTCGCGGCTTCAGAGCTTCAACGCCAGGCGCAAGCTCCGGGCCGCCGCCATGGCCAGCATCTTGAGCGCCAGCATTTTGCTGAGAACGAAGAAGCTCAAGAGCCTGGTCGGCTCCTACGACCTCAAGCCCGAGGAGCTGGAGAATCTGAGACTCCATTTTAGGAAAATGTGAGTTCTAATTCTAATTAATCAAACCCGATCGATCGTGCTTGCACAGAACCTTCATGGACTCCGGAAATGGTTTAATCTGGGGTTTGGATTTGGGATTGGAAAAGTGCAGATGCGCGAAGGGGGATAATGCGACGCTGCCGGAGTTCGAACAGGTGCTGAGGGCGATGCAGCTGTCGTCGCTGGTGCCATTGGCGCCTCGAATCTTCGACCTGTTCGACGACAACCGGGACGGCACGGTGGACATGCGGGAAATCATCTGTGGGTTCTCCAGCCTCAAGAATTCGCAGGGAGACGACGCTCTCCGCCTCTGCTTTCAGGTTAGTTTCCTCTGAATCCACAATTTGAATTTGGTGCAAGTTCTCATCTTTATCTTCCTACAATCAAGTTTAAAAGCATCCATCGTGCTtgtttgtgatatatatatatatatatatcagatgTACGATACAGACCGGTCTGGATGCATCAGCAAGGAAGAAGTTGCATCCATGCTTCGGGTAAgtcataatatatatgatatatatatatgggtacCTCATCTAGACGTTAATACATAGTCAAGGTTTAAGAatactgaatatatataattgaaaaatgtgaaTGAGCATTGGCATTGGGCGCGCAGGCGCTGCCGGAAGACTGCATGGCAGTCGACATAACCGAGCCGGGAAAACTGGACGAGATATTCGATCGGATGGACATCAACAGCGACGGAAAAGTAACGTTCGACGAATTCAAAGCTGCCATGCAAGTTGATAGCTCTCTCCAGGACGTTGTCCTCTCCTCCCTTCGCCCTCtttcataattaaaacaacattAACTGCTTTCATTATTCCAAAATTATTTACTTCTCTCCAGACATTTTTCTATAGATTGCGATCATCTGATTATCTCTCCTCTCTGTCCGTCGGATTTATAACAAAATTCATCGGAATTATACATATGGTACATACATGCAGGGCAGGAGACACTCTTTAATCGTTGAtcacaaataattattatttttaacaatagatagatagatagatagtgATACAATATTCTCTAAATCATTCGAGCAAAAGCAGTCAATAATACATTCTCGTTGTCTTTTTAATGCAGTAAAAGTATTTGTATTCATTGAACTATGACTTTTTGGTaagattaagattattattatgtattctAAACCCTAATCCAAAACTACTTATTAAATGGGTGcaatttaaaaattgtttgaacTTATGAAATTCTTTTGCGTGACAACTATTCTAAAGACTAaatgatatataaaaattttgttatgatCAATCCCACAGTAATACTATGTATATTAaggatatattatatatgtatattatttaattttatcaactCAAAATATAAGCCCGGTTGGGTGATGCCCGGCCCGAATCAATACATTGAGTAAGTCCAATGCGTGAGCCTAACTAATTATTACAGGGATatggaaaattaaggaaattcAATGTAATTTTAAAGATGGGAGTTAAAAGTAGGCATGTCTCAAGAATTGGGGTTGGGCCAGGCCCATGCTGCACGGCCCATTTATGCTCATAGTTTTGTAGCCCATTTACCTTTTTacaagaatgaaataatttgatattaaacGTAATAACCTGTGACAGCGCCAGCAGACAGCACAGCAGTTGAGGAATTCTCCTCTGCTCGCTGGACTCGGAATTTCAACTTTGTAAGGGTCCGGCCATTGCATGTTGCCGGGCATTGTGACACGTGGATGTCGTCGTGTCAGCCCACAGGAAGGAACGTCACGTGTCACATTTTCGAGGGGATGCCCACAGGAAGGAA
This window of the Diospyros lotus cultivar Yz01 chromosome 5, ASM1463336v1, whole genome shotgun sequence genome carries:
- the LOC127802527 gene encoding calcium and calcium/calmodulin-dependent serine/threonine-protein kinase-like, which codes for MGQETRSRRLCDEYEVSDVLGRGGFSVVRRGITRSKSESSSTAQTHVAIKTLRRLGSPITPPAGRNNRVATASSSGFPAWKKQVSVSDALLTNEILVMRKIVEDVSPHPNVIHLYDVCEDPTGVHLILELCSGGELFDRIVAQERYTEVGAAAVVRQIASGLEALHRANIVHRDLKPENCLFLNESEDSPLKIMDFGLSSVEEFTDPVVGLFGSIDYVSPEALSQGRISAKSDMWSLGVILYILLSGYPPFMAQSNRQKQQMIMAGEFSFYEKTWKKISSSAKHLIYSLLAVDPHRRPSAQEILHHPWVIGHSAKEDQLDAEIVSRLQSFNARRKLRAAAMASILSASILLRTKKLKSLVGSYDLKPEELENLRLHFRKICAKGDNATLPEFEQVLRAMQLSSLVPLAPRIFDLFDDNRDGTVDMREIICGFSSLKNSQGDDALRLCFQMYDTDRSGCISKEEVASMLRALPEDCMAVDITEPGKLDEIFDRMDINSDGKVTFDEFKAAMQVDSSLQDVVLSSLRPLS